From the Caloenas nicobarica isolate bCalNic1 chromosome 2, bCalNic1.hap1, whole genome shotgun sequence genome, the window AACTCTGTGGGACTCTTAAGTCCATTTGTTGAGTATGAGTGACTAATCCTATAAAGGCTACCAGTTAGAACCAAATTAAACAGGCATGCTACATAAATTCTTTGATCCAGCTGTCTGCGACTGTCTGAACTTTCATCAGCAGTCAGTTAACAGGACATCAAAACATTTCCTTAGTTTTAAAGTTAACACACAGCGTATTTCAAGCTCAGTATTCAGAAATTCACAGCTGACTCATTGCTAGACATTGCTTTTGTTCACAGGCCAATACGCTCGACTAACTCACCTGGTCCTGGCACAGCAGTTCAATCTTCTCCTCCGCTAGCACAGCGAtgtcctcctctttttcttgttctcctgCTTTTTCATTATTGGAAGAGCTGGTTGTCTGAGACTCATTATCCAAGTTTATGATTTTCTCATACACgtgttccatcacttttctCACCTGAAGCATATCACTTGCTGACAGTCGGTCCCTATATAATTTAAGTGaagtttggaaggaaaaaaacttgagaaactgtatttcttattttccaagTACCTTATTCTGTAGAAAATTATGCAAGTACACAGATAAGATCTTTCTATAATAAATTTAATAGTAAATTATCAGAATCATCCAGAATATCATGATCATAATAGCTATTTGTCCAAAGATCCACAGAGCTGAAGGGACACAAAAAAGCTCTAAGATATCCAAAAGACCAAATTAAAATCAAGTCTTAGACAACAAGTATTGTACACAACCCTTATTTTTTCAACAGAACAGGGATCAGTAGGACAGAGGATATGGAATAATAAGAGGTAAACCAGAATATGGTGTTTGCCCCACTAACAGAAGGACATTCTAAAGTaataagcagcagcagtttttccATAAAGTACAGAAAAAGTCTATGAAGTTGCTCCTTCACAAATTGTGTCTGATGTACAGAATTCAACAAGACTTAAAGAGGCATTAGGCACTTGTGGAAAATACCATTTATACGTAACAATTCGGGGTGTTTTGTCTATGACACTGACTTTGTATCTGAGGAGCTGCACTGATTTCTAACCTATACAGCTCCCAGTTACAGCTAATGTGACGGGCAGACTATCTTGCATTCCCTACTGTCAGGTTTTGtaccttttccttttaaaaagctattattCATCGCAGTTAGAAATAGGAAACATAATATAAATATCATTAGTtaataacaacagcaacaacaataaTATAATGCAAACACGCATTACTTACTTCTTTAGAGTTTTTGCCCCTGATGATGAATGAGGTTGGAGGTAGAAGGGAATCTTATTGAATTTGGGCATATTTTTCTAGAAGGAAACAAAtttggaaagttttaatttagGATGGACTGTTATCAGCTCCTATTTCCACCAGCTGGTACGTGAAATATATTCAGCTCCTAATTATCAAAACCCACGAGAGATTCTTAATCAACATAACCAGCACAGCCAACCTCCAAATTACTCACACTCCTAAGATGCTTCAGTTTAGATGATGCACATTATATCtagcttttaaatataaattatcatttatttcaaaggaaattgGGTAGTATCAAAAGACTGCAGCAATATGAAGAGTATCTTCTGTTCCTGAGCTCCACACTTTAAAAGGATATCAGTTATGCACAGTGCTTTCAATTCTTTTTCTAAGACTTTCTGTCAAAAGAAAGTGAGTAAAAATAACTGGACACACCAAAAGATAATGAATCTCAAAGGGTCTCGAATACAGACCTTGAGATCACttgttttaaatacagactaaaaatttaaaatgtcatttcagaTTCCATACAGGTAAAAAACTTGCAGTtcgccttaaaaaaaaaaaaaaaaggcaaagtctATATATGTGACACTTACATCCACAGTGATGTCAATCACCCATTGTGGCACAGTTTCATTTAGAAGCATAGATTCCGTTTCACCACCTGAATCCCGACATAATAACCTAAGACACGCAGAAATAACCTTTGTGAATGGACGCAATTACTGTAATGTGCATTAAAAAGCTTTCAAGAGACAATCTGCCCTTTTAATGGACAGAGAGCTTGGACCTAGTTAGCTGCCCCTTCACATCAAACTTATCGGGGAAGTGATCACGTATTTTCTATAAAGACCAGAAAAAGTAGTTGCAGGAAGAAGACAGATCCCCAAAGCACAAACAGGGAGGTGTCTCAGGAGACCACAGCCTCTGGGGtacacagaaatttaaaaacatcCTTTGCTCATGGATTGCGAATATCAAAGCAAAAAACTGTCAGGAGAAAGGGAACAGCACCTGGtataaagtaattattttctgcttagaAAAAATGAGCTTTGCATGTAAAGTGTCTGCTAAGCTCTCACCAAATGGAAAGAACTAAACCAGTTTCAAGAAACGTGCACATGCAATGGTGGAACAAAGCCATATCTAATTTATACATTCCAATCAAGTATTTTGTCAGAGATTCCTGCAACACACCCTTGAGGTCCAATAAGTATGGCTTGTTCTCTCCAATGGTATCTGTCAGTGTTGTTTGAGAACAAGCTGCATAAGATCCACCAGTACAGTATGGATGCAAATATTAAGCCACAGCTACAGTGTAAATACATTGatactgcagggaaaaaaaaaaaaatcatttttcaaagctgaaaaaggTTACTCTGTTTTACTGACCAATCCATGGAGTGGAAGTTACCTACTTTTGGGCCTATTCAGCctgggaaacaaaaataacaagtCAAATATCTCCCACTCCTCAAATTTAAAATCCACTAGGTCAGTAAATGTTAAAATGCTTCACGGTATTTGAAAGCTTGGAATTTGTTTTGCAGCACTATTAAACTATCTCTGATGTATCATGTTATCACAGACTTTTCAACatagaatgaaaagaaatagaaatcgGTATATACACATTACAACCTGTGCTCCCACCTGCCAGAGCTGAGGACCTTCTAATGGGTCACCAATTCTGATTTTGGGAGCATAAAGCAGCTCTCTAATGAGGAGGATCTCCTGTCCAAGTCATTAATGCTCAAAGACCAGCACAACAAACCCCTAACTGAAGTTCTACAAGAATCTGAAGCAGCACAATTTCATTCTAAAACTTAGTTAATTGGCTTGCAGGAAGAGGGGACTCAAAAAGAtctaaaaaaaatgacataCAACTAAGAACAAATACAACTTACCACTGTAAAACTCCACACCTCGTTGATGTTTAAACTCAGATGGACAATGCAAAATTATCATTAACAGATGCTTATTTTGCCTGTCAAGGGTGTGTCTTGGATACACAGTACAAAACGGACGCAAGTATTACATTTTGATAACATTTCTTCTTGCACAAAGGAAGTGATTGTTTAGCCACTGAATTTACACTCGTGAGTTTTTATACCTGAACAAAGTGCGTCCTCCAGCCTCACCAAAAATAACTGGTGTATGTGGTGGCACTTGGAAGTATCCGTTTCCTTTCTGGACTCTGTTCTCCTGCTCGCCATTCactgttggaaaaaaatatatacaaggGTAAGAATGCTCTAGGCCTTAAAACTGGGTATACATAGACCAAAAAGTGTCTTTTCCACCTACAGCTGGTGTATTTCATAAATTAACAGATTCATAAGCTTcataaaaaacaagaaaatcccAATTTCCGACACACAACAAGTATATTAAAAAGAACACTAGAGGGTAATGAGATCAATACAGGTTTCTGGAAGGTCTATTTCAAAAATCTTTAAGAAAAGGGCAACAAAGCTCATAAGCCAAAACCTGATGACTATTTTTCTCTAGTTCCTGAGCAGAATTCTGAAGATTTGTCAAACTGCACGACACTAATATTAGAAACCAGCTAAAGAGATTCCACTGAGATGAAACCATTTTTCCCCCAACTCTGCAGGGTGTTGGCTTTGCTCTTCTACCTGGATTTGTCAGATGTCAAAATAGTTTACCAGTAAAGCTCAGACTCGCATTTCCTTGAAGCTACTGCATTctaaatacaatttatttttagctaGTTCTAGCAGTGTGGCCTTCAAACACTGAAGAACCTGATTCCACATCAGATACTTAGGAtatgattaaagaaaaatcaacactATTTCTGCACCTCTTGAAGAGCATAGCTTCTAGTCATCATTCAGATGTCTTGAAACACTATGTAAGAGTATTTAGATGCCTTCCTTTCACTTGAGAAAGATCATCTTGATTACACCACAGCATCTAATTACTGTATTTCAACATGATGTTGAATTCGAGCACcataagaaaattaaatggcATAGTCTCATGAGATGAGTAATTCCTTAGATTTCTGACCAGCAGCACATGCAGTGAAAGAAAGGTCAAAAATTGTACCaagcaaagaaaccaaaaaagaaaacctgttctCTAACAGAAGGGATGAATATGATACTGAAGTTAGAGCAAGTGAAAAATCCTTCAGTTTGAAAGATTTCTTCGTAGGTTAATAATTGAGAGAAACAATACTGCACAAACATGTATATTTAAGTTCTTGTGTCTTTACACTAATTTCAGTGTCCAACAGGTACACTTTATCTTCTTAAGTCACCGTTCAGTATCAGTTTGTTacttttgaaagggaaaatgaagacTGATTCTGTAGAGAATGTTCTAAAGATTCCACTAATCCACAACTATTCACAGAAATAAGTGACGCAGCATCAGCGTTCCAACAATACAAAAGCCTGACTTATACTTCCCGTATATTGTCTGGCTCTCAAGCTGTAGATTGCTGATACACAAAAGTACAAAAATCAGCAAATTTCCCCAGAAAAGCCGGCCAAGTGCTTTAACACTCCATGGAGACCATTTTTGAAACAAGGAAGCAGCTAACTCTTGGCACAATCTTTGTCACAAAATAGCAAGATACTGCTGAACTTACAGTTTCCTTAACTGTGTTATCTATAGAAAGTAATTTCTTAATCGCCAAAGATAAGACTTTTCAGTCAAACCTGACCTGGGTTGAATTAATTTCAGAATAATCCACAAACTTGGGACTTAGAGTCTCTTTTATCCTGCCAAATACAGCCACTatcttacattttaaatagctgTGCTTTTTATCTCATGCCTGATTAGTCTTAGCATTATTACCTTAAAACACCACTCTTTTAGGTGGCTTTGTATAGACCTACCCTAGGTATTACTCTAATATTtgttgaatatattttttccaataaatctttattttatattgttCATAATACCTAGAAGAAAAGTGGAATTATGTCAAGAGAATACTGGCTAATGTTGAGTAACTGAACTATTGCTCTTTGCTGTCATTATCAaggttgtttcttttccaagtcAAACCTTAGTTTTGCCAGTAACTGGTTTTCACCACAGCATCATGTTTCTCTAACTTCAGAATCATCTATtcacctacttttttttttttttttttttttttttttttacagactAGAGTTCTTCAGATTTTCGCTGGCATTTTCAGAAGAAGACAGCAAATTTTGgtgaaaagcaaatttaaaagcattaaaaatcaTTAGTCTGTAATGCATACAGAGACAGTTTTAAGACAGCAAGTCAAGTTGTATCTGTTAAAGAAACAAGTATAAACAGAATGTACGAATAAAtcctaaaaaaaggaaaatattaaaacactAACCGTGATTGATTTCGTTTTCTTCTTCATCCATTGGATTGATATGTGTTCTAGGCCAATACTCCAGAAGCGCTTGCAGCAGAAGCCCTCCAAGGTTTACTGTCAAGACATTGCGAGGTAGAACTTCAGTTAGGCAAAAACCATTGGCATCATAATATTCCAACATCTGACCCACAGCTGAAAACTTTCCCAAAAGTTTGAGTAGTTCTGTTCCCAAAACAAACTATTTACAGGCACAGAGATGTGCCTATCACAATCTCAGAACGATACATTACAATACTCTTTGTCGAAAAAGCTGATTATAGAATCACTACTGTGTAATAACTCACATGCTATAACATCCTCTAGATTCGGTAATAATTCCAAGTTTAGGAATAttacttttccccttttgtttcTTGAAGGTTTAACACCAAGTTAAATAGAAAACCTAAATGTGACTGAAacgtttcagaaaaaaaagcaaacattctCACTGGAGAATTCTCTGCAGAATTCAGTCTCAAAATAAGCCCTAAAATCCAACCAGCTGCTGAGATTTGTGGCACTGGAATACTCTGCAACACaaatcctacttttttttttttgtctcaataAAACACTAATATTAGTCAAAACTTACATTTTGGATCAGAACCATCTGGACTGCTAAATCCAGCATCCTTTGCTGAAACCCAGGCTGCAAAGCAGTCGCTTTCATCCAAAGTAATTGTCAACATCTGTTGGAAAAAGGCCaccagaaagagaaatgcaatagttgtttggtatttaaaaagtctataaatttattttgctcctACTTAGCTGTGAATATAAAGAATTTCTAAATGCAGGATAGCACACTTTGTTTACCAAACTGTATTAAGTCGTAATTGGTACTGGAGGATTTAAATTGATCATACTATGAGGAAAAAGAATTATAAAATCTGTTATTCAGGTTATTAAGAACTGAGGTGAAATTTGCTGTTTTGCTTCAAATTACATCCAACCCATCAGATGAATGATGATCATTCTTCAAAACCTATGACACACTAAAACCTTTGTGAAAAAGCagtatatgaaaatatatgaaatatgaCATTAAAACAACATATCTAGGAGTTGTATCTCACCCCAGTTTTCAAGTCTACTGAGAACCAGTTTGGCACATACACCATTTTAAATCTcttcttaatttcttcttcaaaatcTACTTTCCCCAGGTCTTCAACTTTACATGCCTGTACaccaaaagaaatacataagttttaaaattctgagtATTGAGTCAGATCAACACTTCAGATCTTTTACTTGATCTTTCATATACACTTGGAATGATTACAACTTCTGACTCCTCCTTGAGTACTGTAGTCCAGAAACACTCGAGTTCAAGGTTCAAATTTTTCTAAAAGAATTGAACTATAGTTTATGTGGTAagtaattcttattttttatttatttctgaggtAGTGGCATCAAGACAGTGGAGAGGTATGGAAGTATTGCTTCACATGAATAAAAAACATGTTCCCTATCACTGAGTAGATGGCTGTCTTCTAGCACCCTCTGCCATTCCTCTCCCCATCAGTATCAATAATATTTCAGTATAATTCGCCATCAAACAGCAATATTTGTTGCAAATCTAGCAACAAATTCAGCTCAACTACTGCAATGGGAACAGCAGAGAGTGAATTTGTGTGCTGATCCTTTTCCCctgttttagtttggtttattttattcttttaaggTTCCTTAAGTAAGTCTGCTAACATCCAAATTCTTGTAATTCACTTGCAGAGACATCCTGAGTCCTGAAATGTGATTTAAGCAAACTCGAAGGACTGTAACCTTGCAAGACTTATTGCCTCAAAATCCAGGAAAAATTACAGGAAGCAAAGATTGAAGGGTGTAATTACCGGTAAGAAAACTTCCCTCTTTTCTTTGGTGTCCTCAATAAAAAGTCTCTGCTTTAGAGTGCAGTGATCCTACATGTAAGATGACACTGACCTGGCGAGTAACTCCATCTCTGAAGcgaatatttatttaaacatatcTAAGAGATGCTTCTGAAACCCTTACtaacaaaagagagagaactgAATGAAAGTACAAATTAACATTAGCATTTGGCTTTGGTCCTGAGCTCTAATGCTGTACTTAAACATACACCAACTGTAAACCAACAGAAAGAAGAGTTATTCACTTTTCCATAAAACTCATCTAGATAATTTTTAGTACAAATCTACATTCTCCAACTAaattcccttctttctcactcCAGTCAGCAACTCAGTAAGTTAGGTGAGCATGCTTCATTAATGAATCTTGGCTGGAATACTACATAGatcaggatgaaaaaaaaatatttagaatttcAAACAGAATTTTACAAGAGAGGAAACTGCTGACCATCTCACTGAGCTGGGATTCCAgtcctttctctctgcattttttttttcccctctcctctgatGAATCATTGGATAAAGCAAGATACAGAAATGCCACGCCAAGCCTCTCAAGTAACAGGAGACAGGAGCCATGCCTCCTTCTGCTACCTTTCTTTCCAGTCAtcgaatcattttggttggaaaaacctttaagatcattgagtccaaccattaacccaacactgccaagtccacctctaaaccatgtccctaagaacctcatctacgtcCTAACAAACAAGGGAAGTGGTGAGTTTACGCTTCCATACTACACTAGTGAGCACACTTGCTTGGGATCTGGGTTTGTAGCAAGACCTGAAGCCCAGGTTTCCCTTTTGCAGGCTAAATTTTCTTACGTTATTCCACACTATGTGGGGCAGGCATGCCCACAGGCCTCTACGAGCCCTctttgaaacaaaacccaatcaaaataaacattattttcaggACAGAATTCAAGGGTCTGAACTTGAGGTGAATGGATATGTCAACGCTTCACCAAGTTCAGGTGAATGAAGATGTCAGTGTCACGTCAGACAAAGATGCAGAAGAGTTCAGAAATGCCTGTTCCCCTTTCAAAAAGCAAACTCTGCGTTATGTCTAGGGACAGAAAGATGACTTACTTTCTACCACAGGAATCTCACACGCtacaaataatatataaaaaaaggtacaaaataATTAATCACCCAACAGTAGATGTTTAATCTGAAATTCCATACTCACCTTCAAGACATCCCAGTACGCCACATTATTATTTGTGTCTTTGGTTAATATGTGTCTCTTGTCGTTAAGAATGTGGCACTGAATAATACTAGCACCCCCTAGCAAATAAACAAGAATTGAGGTCactacagtgattttttttttctaatattacATTAAATTTGACTGTATAACATGACATGCATGAttgttctttggttttgctATTTTATATAAGACTTGGATATCTCCAAGGTTTAAACACTATTTCAACTGTAACTAACACTAGATAGACGATAAACACAATGTTTCACTTGACATCATAGTATCAAGTACCTAAAGACTTAAGCCAGTCTTAAAGATCTACCATTTCTGCTCACGACAACAGATTTAATAATGTACTCTAGAAGACAGCTGCTTACCTTTTATAACTTGGTCGGGCTGTGTACACAGGGGTGGTATGGGATTGGTACAATCATTATCATAATCTCCAGATGCTCTAAAATTATGAATTCCCTTCAAAGTCTaaggaaaggaacaaaataatGACACATTCATAACAATCTATGaactttccttctctctgtaaCAACTGCTGGTTCATGCTGCTATTTTTATGCTAACCGTCCAGTGCCAAGTAAcatcatttatttctaaaagcagCATAAATAGATAGCAAAGTAAGTCATAGCTCAATGTCTTTTCATCAATTTCAATATTagtattttatgatttttttaaagcaagcttACAGATCATAGCAAGTCCCACTCAAATTGCAAACAACAGTCCAACAGTTCCCAAACCAAGACTGCAAAGCCCATGACTACTTACTTGAATTCACGGAGTCTAAAACATATCACTTACCCATTTATTCACAGAGGATTTAGTTGTTGCAACCCAAAGTGCTGGAGGAGGATCAGCTGATCTATCAAGTTCCATCTAAATAATGAAACCACAAATACTTTCAGGCACacttaattttcctttgttcaATTAATATTTGCTCTGTGCAGACCTGCTCCCGTACTTGGATGTATCTCAGAAACAGCACTACTTTCAGCTTACTAAAGAAATCTagagtttaaatgaaaaataactaagCTGCCATTTTTGAAACTCCAGATAAACTGTTTCAAATATTCAACAAATAAATTCTGGACATGGACAACAGTAGATGCAACATGTCTAAACATTCAGTATTTAAAGTTGCTTCTCGTCTAACAGACAGTTTGATAAGTACAATATTTCCTGAATTACTTTGCATTCAAATACTTCACATGGTCAAGAAGAAAGTGTAAGAAGTTTTGTGCTAACTAAAAAGCAGAACTTCATATGTTCACTCTGCTGTTATATTTCTTGGACAAGAATGAACCACTGTAGCTAGCTTAGAAGTCTTCTAACTTGAATTTCTCAATTTCTGACTTCTGCATTAACATATCCAGAATTTTATCTGAATATACTGAGCCAGAGTTCACTCATAAGGAAAGCGAGATTGCTCATATACTGGTATCTGTTTCAATTGCACACTCCTTATACATCTGTATGTTCCAAGGTCGTGTCATCTAGAGTTACAGATGGCAAAATAAATCCAAAAACCAGTCTTTTCAAAAGACTCAAAACTTGTGT encodes:
- the WDR48 gene encoding WD repeat-containing protein 48 — its product is MATHHRQNTAGRRKVQVSYVIRDEVEKYNRNGVNALQLDPALNRLFTAGRDSIIRIWSVNQHKQDPYIASMEHHTDWVNDIVLCCNGKTLISASSDTTVKVWNAHKGFCMSTLRTHKDYVKALAYAKDKELVASAGLDRQIFLWDVNTLTALTASNNTVTTSSLSGNKDSIYSLAMNQMGTVIVSGSTEKVLRVWDPRTCAKLMKLKGHTDNVKALLLNRDGTQCLSGSSDGTIRLWSLGQQRCIATYRVHDEGVWALQVNEAFTHVYSGGRDRKIYCTDLRNPDIRVLICEEKAPVLKMELDRSADPPPALWVATTKSSVNKWTLKGIHNFRASGDYDNDCTNPIPPLCTQPDQVIKGGASIIQCHILNDKRHILTKDTNNNVAYWDVLKACKVEDLGKVDFEEEIKKRFKMVYVPNWFSVDLKTGMLTITLDESDCFAAWVSAKDAGFSSPDGSDPKLNLGGLLLQALLEYWPRTHINPMDEEENEINHVNGEQENRVQKGNGYFQVPPHTPVIFGEAGGRTLFRLLCRDSGGETESMLLNETVPQWVIDITVDKNMPKFNKIPFYLQPHSSSGAKTLKKDRLSASDMLQVRKVMEHVYEKIINLDNESQTTSSSNNEKAGEQEKEEDIAVLAEEKIELLCQDQVLDPNMDLRTVKHFIWKSGGDLTLHYRQKST